TATGGGTTTCAACTGCGGTATCGTGGGTCTTCCCAATGTGGGAAAGTCGACCCTGTTCAACGCCCTGACCAGCACCCAGGCGGCTGAATCCGCCAACTATCCCTTCTGCACCATCGAGCCCAACATCGGCCGGGTCAGTGTGCCGGATCCGCGTCTGGACACGCTGGCGAAAATCGCAGGCTCAGCCAAAATCATCCCGACCCAGCTGGAGTTTGTGGACATCGCGGGTCTGGTGCGCGGGGCCAGCAAGGGGGAGGGGCTGGGCAACCAGTTCCTGGGCAACATCCGCGAGGTGGACGCCATCGTCCACGTCCTGCGCTGTTTCGAGAGCGGCGACATCACCCATGTGGAAGGCTCGGTTGATCCCCTGCGCGATGCGGAAACCGTGGACACCGAGCTGATGATCGCCGACATGGACAGCCTGGACAAGCGCCTGGTGGCCGCACAGAAAAAGGCGAAGGGCGGGGACAAGGAGGCAAAGGCCCAGGTGGACATCATGGAAAAGGCGCTGGTGCCCCTGCGGGCCGGAAAGCCGGCGCGGACCCTGTTGCCGTCGCTGTCCGACGATGAAAAGGCCGCGTTCGGAAAGCTCCAGCTCATGACCGGCAAGCCGGTCCTGTATGTGTGCAACGTGGAGGAGGCCTCGGCTGCTACCGGAAACACCCTGTCAGCAAAGGTCCAGGTCATGGCGAAGGCGCAGGGGACCGAGGCGGTGATCATCTCGGCCGCCATCGAGGCCGAGCTGGCCCAGCTGGGCCCGGAGGAGAAAAAGGAATATCTGGCCTCGCTGGGGCTGGACGAGCCGGGCCTCAACAAGGTCATCCGGGCAGGGTTCAGATTGCTGGACCTGATCACCTTTTTCACCGTGGGCCCGAAGGAGGCCCGCGCCTGGACCGTGCGCCGCGGTGCAAAGGCGCCCGGGGCGGCGGGGGTTATCCACACGGACTTTGAGAAGGGCTTTATCCGGGCCGAGACCATGGACTGCGACAGCTTTGTCTCCCTGGGCGGAGAACAGGGCGCGCGGGAGGCCGGCAAACTGCGCCTGGAAGGAAAGGATTACACCGTCCAGGATGGAGACATCATGCATTTCCGGTTCAACGTATAAACCCTGACTGCCATGGCGCCCTGCCTTGTCTTTCTCCGCTTCCGGTGCTCACGTACTGTAACTTACGCTGCGTTCCGGTTCTCGAAAGACGGCGGCAATCCGCTCATGGCAGCGGGTTTCAGGAAGGGTTTTGAAACTCTTGGGAACAAATCCTGTTTTCTGTGCGTTACCGATTATGAGGTCCGGGTGCCGTAGTGCCGGTCCCGGGCTTCATTTCCGCAACAGCACAGAGGATGAAGGATATGCCGAACAACCAGCAGCAGAACCCGGGCAAAAACGCCCAATCGAACCAGCAGAACCCCCAGAATCCCCAGAAAAATACCCAGGGCCAGAACAACCCGAGCCAGAAGCAGGGCCAGCCGAACAATCCCGAGAAGAATAACGGCAGCAACAAGGGTAACTGGTAACTGATACCAGCCAGCCGGCAGCGGGCGCTTCCGGTCGGAGGCGCCCGTTTCGCTGTGCCGGCCCCTTGCGAATCAGGCCTTGCACCCTCCCGGACAAACATGCAATTCTCGGAAACATACACGACGTTTCACCAGTCCGGTCCGGTTTCCGATGTCCAGAAAATCCAGGCGTATTGCCGTCCTGATGGGGGGATGGTCTGCCGAGAGGGAGA
Above is a genomic segment from Pseudomonadota bacterium containing:
- the ychF gene encoding redox-regulated ATPase YchF, giving the protein MGFNCGIVGLPNVGKSTLFNALTSTQAAESANYPFCTIEPNIGRVSVPDPRLDTLAKIAGSAKIIPTQLEFVDIAGLVRGASKGEGLGNQFLGNIREVDAIVHVLRCFESGDITHVEGSVDPLRDAETVDTELMIADMDSLDKRLVAAQKKAKGGDKEAKAQVDIMEKALVPLRAGKPARTLLPSLSDDEKAAFGKLQLMTGKPVLYVCNVEEASAATGNTLSAKVQVMAKAQGTEAVIISAAIEAELAQLGPEEKKEYLASLGLDEPGLNKVIRAGFRLLDLITFFTVGPKEARAWTVRRGAKAPGAAGVIHTDFEKGFIRAETMDCDSFVSLGGEQGAREAGKLRLEGKDYTVQDGDIMHFRFNV